In Amycolatopsis sp. FBCC-B4732, the genomic stretch ACGCGGCCGCCGGTCAGTCCGCCGCGGCCGGGGCGCAGGCCGAGCGGGCCAAGAAGGCCGCGGCCGACGCCAAGCGAGCGGCGTCGCGGGCCACCCGCGCCGCGAACGCGGCCGGTGCGCTGGCCGCCGAAGCCGCTTCGGCCGCGCAGGAAGCGCGGACGGCCGCCCTCAGCGCGGCCACGCACGCCGACGCGGCCGCCGCGGCCGCGGACGAAGCGGCCGCGCACGCCGGGGAAGCCGACAAGGCGGCGACGGAATCGGAAGCGCACGCCCGGGCCGCCAAGGAAGCCGCCGACGCGGCGACGGCAGCGGCCGCGCAGGCGAGCCGGACCCAGGAGGTCGCCCGCCACGCGGAGGCCGAGCGCCTGGCGACGGAGACCGACGAAGCCGTCGAGCTCGCCCAGGCCCTGCGCGCGGAAACCGAGGCGATCCCGGCCGAAGTCCTTTGGGACACCCCGGAAGCCGACCGGATGGACGCCGAGGCGAAGCGCTTGCTCGCCGAAGCCGCGGCACCCGGCGCGCCCCGCGCGACCGTGGTCACCGACGGCCGCAAGATCGCCGTCAAGCAGCTCGCGGCGGCGGGGCCGATCAGCCGGTCCCGCGCCGAAGCGGTGCTCGGCGGCTCCGACGACGACGTCGTCGAGTACATCACCGGCGGCCTGACCGCGGCCGCCTACCAGGACGACCGCGCACGGGTCGGCCACCTCGCCCAGAGCGAGAACACCGCGCTGGCGCAGGCCGCGCTCGCCGCGTTGGGCGGGACCGACGTCCAGGTCAACGAATTCCTGAAGACCCAGCCGTACGAGGGCAAGGAGCACGACGAGCGCACGGCGATCGCGCAGCTGCTCGCCGCGGGCGGCCCGGCCACGAAGGAGGCGGCGCAGGCCGCGCTCAACGGCTCGGCCGCCGACCGGCGGGCGTTCCTGCGCACCGGCCAGTTCTCCGCGGCGAAGAAGGACGACCGCATCGCCGTCGCGCAGGCGCTGGCGACCGGCGGAGCCGAGGTGAAGGCGGCGGCGCAGATCACCCTCGCCGGCCCGGACGACGAGCTGCGCGAGTTCCTGCAGGTCGGCAAGGCCCAGGCCCAGCGCCGCGACCAGGACACCGCGGCGCACGTCGCGGTCGTCGAGCGCTACGTCGCCGAAGCGGCGGCTTCCGCGGCCTCGGCCCGGGAATCGGCGTCGTGGGCGGCCGCGGCGGCGGCAACCGCCCGCCACGCGGCCGACGAGGCAGCGGGGTACGCGGAGCAGGCCCGCCGTTCGGCGACGGAGGCCGGGACGTACGCGGATCAGGCCAAGGTGTCCGCGGCTTCGGCCCAGGCCTCGGCGGAGCAGGCGGCGTTGTCCGCGAAGCAGGCGCGTCAGGCCGCCGCGACGGCGCAGCAGGCCGCGGCCCGAGCCGCGGACTCCGCGGCGAAGGCAGCGCACTCGGCGGCGGTCGCCCGCTCGATGGCCCAGTGGGCCGCGAGCGAGGCCGAAGACGCCCGGAAGGCAGCCGCTGACGCGGGCAAGAGCGCGTCGGAGGCCGCGGACGCCGCGGCCGAAGCGGTCGAGATTTTCTTGCGCACGCACAACAACGAGCAGTTGAACGGACCCCCGCAGCGCTTCCGGGCAGCCCAGTTCGAGAACGGGGTGATGGTGCTGTTCACGGATGGCACCTGCCTGGTCAACGGCCTGGTGCTGCCGTTCGCGGATTACGGGTTGTCGGCGTGCGAAGCGATCGGGCGCAACTTCGACGCGTGGATCACCGAGCACGCCGACGAGTACGACAGTGCGGATGCCGTCGGTGACGAGTTCTCGGACCTGCTGCTGCGGGAGTACTGCAACAACGGCGGTTCGTGCAGCGCGGCGCTGAAGAACCAGCTCAAGTCCCTCACCGGCTTCTTGCTGGTCAAGAAGGAAAACGGCATCGGGAAGCCGTTCGGCAGGTGGTTCGAACGGATGCTGAAACTGCGCGCGGCCGGCGTGGTCGCGGGCAAGGCGCTGATCTCCGGTCGGTCGGCCGGGGCACTGGCGGACTGGACGAGCAAGGCGTTCCAGGTCGGCGCTGAGCAGGCGCGGTTGAACAAGGACTACATCAAGCACATCCTCGAACGACACCACCCGCGGTACTGGGACGGCAGCTTCAAGGCGACCCAGACGTTCTTCGACTCGCGGATGACCATCCCGGACATCGAAGACGCGATTCGCCAAGTGCTCACCCAGAACCAGGCGAAGATCATCGCGAACGGCGGCACCAACGCCAACACGGCCATCGAAGGTGTCGTCAACGGCGTGACCTACAAAGGTACGGTCGCAGGTGGCAAGATCGTCCAATTCTTCCCGAAGTAGCAGGAGGCGCGATGGGGGCGGTAGCGCGGGTGCGGACGGTGCTCGACTTCGGCAAGCGGGACTTCCGCTTCGTCGATGTCCTGGACTGCACCGAGCTACCGCCGAAGCGGGGCGTCGACGATCCGGGTGGTGCGATCCTGTTGACCGTCAACGGGGTCGTACTGCTCGACGAAGACCTGTACTCGTCCATCGAGCTGTTGTGGATCTTCGTCGCTCAGCTCGTCGCCGACTACCGTCAAGACGGGCGTGCCGTGATGTCGTTCCCGGACCAGTCGATCGAGATCTCGCTCGATCCGGTTCCGGGGAAGCAGCTCCGGATCACGGTCGCTGGCGGCGAACTCCGCCGCACTTCGGTCGCGGGCGAAGAGGAGCTGCTTTCGGCCATCACCGTCGGCGGCGTCGAGTTCTTCGAAAAGCTCGCGGAACTGACCGGAAGGAACTTTTCGGCAGCAATAAGGCGGCTCACCGGTACCTGACCGGTGAGCCGCCCGTGAGAATGCGATCAGGCCGGGCCGGAATTGAGTTCCAGGAGCGACGAAGGCCCGTTCTGGGGGTCCGCTCCTTCGCCGACCGAAGTCCACGAGTTCTTTTCGATGTCGACCACCTTCGGGGTGCCCTTCACGAGCATCGTCGCTTTGAGGGAGTGGTCGTCGGCCTTGATGAGGTAGACCTTGGCGAGGTCGAGGCTCAGGTAGCCCTTGTTCGCCGTGACGTGGAAGCAGAACGTCGCGTCGTTCGTGCGGCTCCACACCTCGATGCGGTTCCCGCTGGTGGCGCAGTCGGTGAACAGGATGTGGCCGTCGCCCTTGAGCAGGCGGATCCCGTGCTCGGCGAAGATCTGGTCGGCGCCCGGGTAGTCGTAGTCCTCGACGATGGGCGGGGGTGTGTCGTCGGCGGCCGCGGTGGCCACGGTGGGGCCGGCGACGAGCGCGGCGGCGGTCAGAACGACTGCGCCGAATGCACTATTGACAGATTTCACGAATGTCCTCCCCTGAATTCAGGTACGGATTTTACTTGACCACCTGATAGCCAAAATGTGACATGTGTCACCGGCTGGTGCGGTAAAAAACTGTCTATCTTTCGCGATGAGCCCCGAGGGGCGGGAACTGCTTCGCGAAACTTAAGAGGGGGAACTCTGGTGGATCGCACACGAACAGCGGGAAGAACCGTGATCGGCGGTGTGCTGCTGGTGACCGGGCTGCTCGCCGCCGTTCCTGCGTCGGCGGTGTCGCACAGCTCGGTCGCCGCCGACGGGACCTACGGCTTCACCGCCAAGCTCACCATGGACGGCCGGGCCTGCAGCGGCGTGCTCGTCGCGCCGGACTGGGTCGCCACGGCCGCCAGTTGCTTCCCGGAGAACCCGCAGGGCGGGGCGCCGGCGAAAGCGACCACGGCCGTCGTCGGGCGGACCGACCTCACCGGGTCCGCCGGCCACTCCGCCGCGGTCACCGGGCTGGTGCTCGCCGCCGGGCGCGACCTCGCGCTGGCCCGGCTCGCCGCCCCGATCACCGACGTCGTCCCGATTTCGCTGTCGGCCACGGCGCCCGCGGCGGGGGAAAAGCTGCGGGTCGCCGGGTTCGGCCGCACCGACACCGAGTGGGTGCCCGACAAGCTGCACAGCGCGGTCTTCACCGCCGGGGCGAACACCGCCACCACGGCGAACCTCACCGGGGACGCCGGCGCGGACACCTGCCGCGGTGACGCCGGGGGACCGGCGTTCCGCGAGGTCTCCGGCCGCGCCGAACTGGTCGGCGTCAGCAGCGCTTCCTGGCAGCACGGCTGCTTCGGCGAGACCGAGACCAGGCAGGGCAGCACCGCGGCCCGGACCGACGACGTCGTGTCCTGGATCCGGCAGACCGTGCTCGCGCCCGTGGCGAAGGGCGTCGGGCACACGATCGTCGTGAGCTGGAACGGGTTGCCGGCGGCGGACAACGCCGGCTACGCCGTCTACGGTTCGACGACCGCGGACGTCCCGGTCGACGCGGCCCACCGGCTCACCACGACGTCGTCGCTGTCGTTCACCCAGCCGCAGCTGCCGGCCAAGCAGACGCGGTACTACCGCGTCGTCGCCACCCCGGCGGCCGGCCCGGCCAGCACGCCGACGGCGGTCGTCTCCGCCACGACTCCGCTGTCCAAGGGCACCGACTTCACCGGTGACGGCCTCGAAGACGTCGGCGCGGTGTACGACTTCAAGAACGCGCGGACCGGTCTCTACGTCTGGCCTTCGCTCGGCCCGGGTTCGGCCGAATCCCCGATCCTCGGCACTCCCGCGCTCAAGTGGGACAGCGGGAACGGCGCGGTGAACGCCGCCCAGGCGCGCTGGCTGACCGGTGACTTCAACGGCGACGGCCGCAGCGACTTCGCGATGGTCTACGACTACCTCAACAACAGCTCGACCATCTGGCTCTGGTACGCCAACGCCGCCGGCGGGTTCGACGCGCAGGGCGTCAAGTGGGACAGCGCGAACTTCTCGCCGAGCAAGGCGCGGTTCGTGGCCGGCGACTTCGACGGTGACGGCCGCACCGACATCGGCGCCGCCTACG encodes the following:
- a CDS encoding chemotaxis protein; this translates as MKPRSSSRRGIGLWRNTAIVVFLFSLLAGLVSPPALAADPDDPPAVLTDRARTVAAWRTGGPGVKEAAVAALAGTDDAVRQFLSTGLASTTAQDDRVQVAQLLATAGPALKTAAQAALSGTPEEIKAFLTTGIRAPWEQDTRVRIAQLMAVGGPGVKEAAQAALNGTVADLSRFVLSGHDTALAHDERVLAAQILAVGGAEVKRAAQIALSGTREELQEFLETGQYAARERDGEVATVAGLAAAAKEESERAATETTLAKQASERAVQAADLARQAAETAAAETAAAKDDSVKAANAAGRAADAATRAAAAAREAIGAANDATQAAKVAATAAQRAAVAAVLAGRAAGAAQRAAADARTDAGKADDARKAAIGARQAAASARLAADAAVAVGDAARAAGAAVQAASSAAANAQKAGNAADAAAGQSAAAGAQAERAKKAAADAKRAASRATRAANAAGALAAEAASAAQEARTAALSAATHADAAAAAADEAAAHAGEADKAATESEAHARAAKEAADAATAAAAQASRTQEVARHAEAERLATETDEAVELAQALRAETEAIPAEVLWDTPEADRMDAEAKRLLAEAAAPGAPRATVVTDGRKIAVKQLAAAGPISRSRAEAVLGGSDDDVVEYITGGLTAAAYQDDRARVGHLAQSENTALAQAALAALGGTDVQVNEFLKTQPYEGKEHDERTAIAQLLAAGGPATKEAAQAALNGSAADRRAFLRTGQFSAAKKDDRIAVAQALATGGAEVKAAAQITLAGPDDELREFLQVGKAQAQRRDQDTAAHVAVVERYVAEAAASAASARESASWAAAAAATARHAADEAAGYAEQARRSATEAGTYADQAKVSAASAQASAEQAALSAKQARQAAATAQQAAARAADSAAKAAHSAAVARSMAQWAASEAEDARKAAADAGKSASEAADAAAEAVEIFLRTHNNEQLNGPPQRFRAAQFENGVMVLFTDGTCLVNGLVLPFADYGLSACEAIGRNFDAWITEHADEYDSADAVGDEFSDLLLREYCNNGGSCSAALKNQLKSLTGFLLVKKENGIGKPFGRWFERMLKLRAAGVVAGKALISGRSAGALADWTSKAFQVGAEQARLNKDYIKHILERHHPRYWDGSFKATQTFFDSRMTIPDIEDAIRQVLTQNQAKIIANGGTNANTAIEGVVNGVTYKGTVAGGKIVQFFPK
- a CDS encoding trypsin-like serine protease, which encodes MIGGVLLVTGLLAAVPASAVSHSSVAADGTYGFTAKLTMDGRACSGVLVAPDWVATAASCFPENPQGGAPAKATTAVVGRTDLTGSAGHSAAVTGLVLAAGRDLALARLAAPITDVVPISLSATAPAAGEKLRVAGFGRTDTEWVPDKLHSAVFTAGANTATTANLTGDAGADTCRGDAGGPAFREVSGRAELVGVSSASWQHGCFGETETRQGSTAARTDDVVSWIRQTVLAPVAKGVGHTIVVSWNGLPAADNAGYAVYGSTTADVPVDAAHRLTTTSSLSFTQPQLPAKQTRYYRVVATPAAGPASTPTAVVSATTPLSKGTDFTGDGLEDVGAVYDFKNARTGLYVWPSLGPGSAESPILGTPALKWDSGNGAVNAAQARWLTGDFNGDGRSDFAMVYDYLNNSSTIWLWYANAAGGFDAQGVKWDSANFSPSKARFVAGDFDGDGRTDIGAAYDNGNASMSFLTWHATATGIDAPVTQWTTAAGVWNIAQSTWVAGDFTGDGRADLASFYDYRNNSANLFLWTANAAGKFDDKGVKWNGLTFTPAKARFVTGDFDGDGRIDIGAAYDNGNADTTFSTWHATGDGFDAPVTKWDSGAGTWSWAKSQWTAPDIDGDGRADVIASYDYGNSNTGLFYWHTAQNGALEDRGGKWNSNGTFSAAQAVFL